One genomic region from Actinocatenispora thailandica encodes:
- a CDS encoding YbaB/EbfC family nucleoid-associated protein, which produces MNAEIDDLLDRVRKQQEEVERIQKSVTDLAITGYSRNNEVKVTLRGTGRFTEISIDPDVARRLDAEALGDVVLEAVNDGLRRLGEASTAKFQPVIDAAGTDI; this is translated from the coding sequence ATGAACGCCGAGATCGACGACCTGCTCGACCGGGTGCGCAAGCAGCAGGAGGAGGTCGAGCGGATCCAGAAGTCGGTGACCGACCTCGCCATCACCGGCTACTCGCGCAACAACGAGGTGAAGGTGACGCTGCGCGGCACCGGCCGGTTCACCGAGATCTCGATCGACCCGGACGTGGCCCGGCGGCTCGACGCGGAGGCGCTCGGCGATGTGGTGCTGGAGGCCGTCAACGACGGGCTGCGGCGGCTCGGCGAGGCCAGTACCGCGAAGTTCCAGCCGGTCATCGACGCCGCCGGTACCGACATCTGA
- the eccD gene encoding type VII secretion integral membrane protein EccD, protein MSVSSTPRRVTVVSPRARVDVALPVESTLAELLPQLVAMTGAQLPEPAPTGAVTGWSLARLGAEPFEAGLTVARAGVHDGDVLYLNPRRTRITPLLFDDVVDAIASAADGPGGWRPRLARRAALLAAALAAACAVALLTFAGPDWPLAPAGTGLLALLLVVSGGALSRAYADATAGAVLAAAGVPAALLAGATAIPDVTGTARFALGLAAVTVYAALAALAVADRIAWFVAVGVAGAGGCLAGSIAVLAHSTPVRGAAVAAAVAVVCCPALPMLALRLGRLPLPRIPSDVAAFRAEESPVAGRDVVDETAAAQSALTGLLAALAAVVAGAAGVLVLGGSRWGWAVAGVAGLALLLRSRSYAGTGQRIALLVGGAVALIAVGARLAVEGGDSLRLVLLLVALLVVVGSTLVALRAGARDPSPYWSRLFDVLEFLSLVGVLPLAAAVLEIYQRVRDLTG, encoded by the coding sequence ATGTCGGTGTCCTCGACGCCCCGTCGGGTCACGGTGGTCAGTCCGCGGGCGCGGGTCGACGTCGCGCTGCCGGTGGAAAGTACCCTCGCCGAACTGTTGCCGCAGCTGGTCGCGATGACCGGGGCGCAGCTGCCGGAGCCGGCGCCGACCGGCGCGGTCACCGGTTGGTCGCTGGCGCGGCTCGGTGCCGAACCGTTCGAGGCCGGGCTGACGGTCGCCCGGGCCGGGGTGCACGACGGCGACGTGCTCTACCTCAACCCGCGGCGGACCAGGATCACCCCGCTGCTGTTCGACGACGTGGTGGACGCGATCGCGAGCGCGGCGGACGGGCCGGGCGGCTGGCGGCCGCGGCTGGCCCGGCGGGCGGCGCTGCTCGCCGCCGCTCTCGCCGCGGCCTGCGCGGTCGCGCTGCTCACCTTCGCCGGGCCCGATTGGCCCCTCGCCCCGGCCGGGACGGGGCTGCTCGCGCTGCTGCTGGTCGTCTCCGGCGGCGCGCTGTCCCGGGCGTACGCGGACGCCACCGCCGGTGCGGTGCTCGCCGCCGCGGGGGTGCCGGCCGCGCTGCTCGCCGGCGCCACCGCGATCCCGGACGTCACCGGTACCGCCCGGTTCGCGCTGGGGCTCGCCGCGGTCACCGTGTACGCGGCACTCGCCGCGCTCGCCGTCGCGGACCGGATCGCCTGGTTCGTCGCGGTCGGCGTCGCGGGCGCCGGCGGCTGCCTGGCCGGTTCGATCGCGGTCCTCGCGCACTCCACCCCGGTACGGGGCGCGGCGGTCGCCGCCGCGGTCGCGGTGGTGTGCTGCCCGGCGCTGCCGATGCTGGCGCTGCGGCTGGGCCGGTTGCCGCTGCCGCGGATCCCGTCCGACGTGGCCGCGTTCCGGGCCGAGGAGAGCCCGGTCGCCGGCCGCGACGTGGTGGACGAGACCGCCGCCGCGCAGTCCGCGCTGACCGGGCTGCTCGCGGCGCTGGCCGCGGTGGTCGCCGGTGCCGCCGGTGTCCTGGTACTCGGCGGCTCCCGCTGGGGGTGGGCGGTGGCCGGCGTCGCCGGGCTGGCGCTGCTGCTGCGGTCCCGGTCCTATGCCGGTACCGGGCAGCGGATCGCGCTGCTGGTCGGCGGGGCGGTGGCGCTGATCGCGGTCGGCGCCCGGCTCGCCGTCGAGGGCGGTGACTCGCTCCGGCTGGTACTGCTGCTGGTCGCGCTGCTGGTGGTGGTCGGTTCGACGCTGGTGGCGCTGCGGGCGGGGGCGCGCGATCCGTCGCCGTACTGGTCCCGGCTGTTCGACGTGCTGGAGTTCCTGTCCCTGGTCGGTGTGCTTCCGCTCGCCGCCGCGGTTCTGGAGATCTACCAGCGGGTCCGCGACCTCACCGGCTGA
- a CDS encoding type VII secretion protein EccE, protein MAIATLPTAPAPARLAHRRRFPVRPGQIATWQLAAAGTALAGAPWQLPGIAVAATGLAAVAVTAPRWRGRFGYQWLGSLLRYRARRGAPAASEAIDTVLPGLAVSTCADRAGNRTGVAAYGRFFSAVLRIGSGVEPDELIGPLLAGYRRAELPPAAVQLVTWRVPVGDEQVRTSWLAVRFSPAACPAAVEARGGGTAGALRATANCALALGLQLAEAGIEAHVLDGAALREELAAALGATPGSPTAIAEHWRGQQVGGGAQAVYRLPSRVDVADALGRPAPADAAFTAVSLTLTRPDTGTEPDVSLLLRVGAPAAQGRITPDTVVDDLGLRAHRLDGEHAPATRRTLPLAL, encoded by the coding sequence GTGGCGATCGCGACCCTGCCCACCGCGCCGGCACCGGCCCGGCTGGCGCACCGCCGGCGCTTCCCGGTGCGGCCCGGCCAGATCGCCACCTGGCAGCTCGCCGCCGCCGGCACCGCGCTGGCCGGCGCGCCCTGGCAGCTGCCGGGGATCGCCGTCGCCGCAACCGGTCTGGCCGCGGTGGCGGTGACCGCGCCGCGCTGGCGGGGCCGGTTCGGTTACCAGTGGCTCGGTTCGCTGCTGCGCTACCGGGCGCGCCGCGGTGCGCCGGCCGCGAGCGAGGCGATCGACACCGTGCTGCCCGGCCTCGCCGTGTCCACGTGCGCCGACCGGGCCGGCAACCGGACCGGCGTCGCCGCGTACGGCCGGTTCTTCTCGGCGGTGCTGCGGATCGGTTCCGGCGTCGAGCCGGACGAGCTGATCGGGCCGCTGCTCGCCGGGTACCGGCGGGCCGAACTGCCGCCGGCCGCGGTGCAGCTGGTGACCTGGCGGGTCCCGGTCGGCGACGAGCAGGTGCGCACCAGCTGGCTCGCGGTGCGGTTCTCGCCGGCCGCCTGCCCGGCCGCGGTCGAGGCGCGGGGCGGCGGGACCGCGGGGGCGTTGCGGGCCACCGCGAACTGCGCGCTCGCGCTCGGCCTGCAGCTGGCCGAGGCCGGCATCGAGGCACACGTGCTGGACGGCGCCGCGCTGCGCGAGGAGCTGGCCGCGGCGCTGGGCGCCACCCCCGGCTCGCCGACCGCGATCGCCGAACACTGGCGCGGCCAGCAGGTCGGCGGCGGAGCGCAGGCGGTGTACCGGCTGCCCAGCCGGGTCGACGTGGCCGACGCGCTGGGCCGGCCGGCACCGGCGGACGCCGCGTTCACCGCGGTCTCGTTGACCCTGACCCGGCCGGACACCGGGACCGAGCCGGACGTGTCGTTGCTGCTGCGGGTCGGCGCACCGGCCGCGCAGGGCCGGATCACCCCGGACACCGTGGTCGACGACCTCGGCCTGCGCGCACACCGGCTGGACGGCGAGCACGCCCCCGCCACCCGCCGCACCCTCCCCCTCGCCCTCTGA